DNA from Limnohabitans sp.:
CAGGTCCATCAGCACGTACATGCCTCGGGCCTGGCCTACCGTCAAGCCGTCTGCATGGCGGTTGAAGAAGCGTTCGATGAACAAGTCGTTTTCGAGCAGGCCGCGACGGCTGCGCCAGCGCAGCTTGCTGAGTGACCGCTCGCTCAAAGGCGCTTGGCGGTCAGCGCCAACCAGTGACGCGTCTTCAAGAACAGGGGAGACGGCATCAGGCAGCGCGGCGCAACATCATTTCTTTGATTTTTCCGATGGCCTGGGTGGGGTTCAGACCCTTGGGACAGACATCGACGCAGTTCATGATGGTGTGGCAGCGAAACAGACGGTAGGGGTCTTCCAGGTTGTCCAGGCGCTCGGCGGTGGCTTCGTCGCGGCTGTCGGCAATGAAGCGGTAGGCTTGCAGCAAACCGGCCGGGCCCACGAACTTGTCTGGGTTCCACCAGAAGCTGGGGCAGGCGGTTGAGCAGCTGGCGCACAAGATGCACTCGTACAAACCGTTCAGCTCGTCACGCTCTTGCGGGCTTTGCAGACGCTCGGTCTCAGGCGGAATGGTGCTGTTGATCAAATAGGGCTTGATCGAGTGGTACTGCTTGAAGAACTGGGTCATGTCCACGATCACGTCTCGGATCACGGGCAGGCCGGGCAGGGGCTTCAAAACGATGGTGCCGGGCAGGGTGTTCATGTTGGTGAGACATGCCAAGCCGTTTTTGCCGTTGATGTTCATCGCGTCCGAACCGCACACGCCTTCGCGGCAAGAGCGACGGAACGAAATGGTGGGGTCCACGGCTTTGAGTTTCATCAAGGCGTCGAGCAGCATGCGCTCGTTGCCGTCCAGCTCCACCTGGAGGGTTTGCATGTATGGCTTGGCGTCCTTGTCGGGGTCGTAGCGGTAGATCTGAAAAGTGCGTAGGTTCATGAAAGAACTCCTGGTGTATTCGGGTGATGGACCGCCACAGAGGGTGAGCGGTCCAGACAATCTTTAGAACGTGCGAACCTTGGGTGGCACAGAGTCCACTGTCAGGGGCTTGAGCTTGACGGGCTTGTAGGTCAGGCTGTTGGAAGCGCTGTGCCACAGGCTGTGTTTCATCCAGTTGGCGTCGTCGCGACCCAATGGGGCCACGGCGTCGTCCACTGGACGTTCGTAGTCGCTCACGGTGTGGGCACCGCGGCATTCGCGGCGGGCAGCGGCAGACACCATGGTGGACTGAGCGGCTTCGATCAAGTTTTCCACTTCCAGGGCTTCAATGCGGGCGGTGTTGAACACTTTGGACGTGTCCTTCAGGCCAATGGCATTGACACGCTCTCGGATGGCCGCAATTTTTTGCACGCCTTCGTCCATGGAGGCTTGGGTGCGGAACACGCCAGCGTGTTGCTGCATCGCAGCCCGCATGTCGTTGGCCACGTCCTGGGCGTATTCACCGCCACGGCCTTCGAGCTTGTTCAAGCGCTCGAGCGTGCGGTCTGTGGCGTCGGCGGGCAGGTCTTTGTGCGACTTGGTTTTGGAGGCGAAGTCGACAATGTGG
Protein-coding regions in this window:
- a CDS encoding succinate dehydrogenase iron-sulfur subunit — encoded protein: MNLRTFQIYRYDPDKDAKPYMQTLQVELDGNERMLLDALMKLKAVDPTISFRRSCREGVCGSDAMNINGKNGLACLTNMNTLPGTIVLKPLPGLPVIRDVIVDMTQFFKQYHSIKPYLINSTIPPETERLQSPQERDELNGLYECILCASCSTACPSFWWNPDKFVGPAGLLQAYRFIADSRDEATAERLDNLEDPYRLFRCHTIMNCVDVCPKGLNPTQAIGKIKEMMLRRAA
- a CDS encoding succinate dehydrogenase assembly factor 2, producing MVGADRQAPLSERSLSKLRWRSRRGLLENDLFIERFFNRHADGLTVGQARGMYVLMDLSDNDLMDLLLRRKALQPEISTQEVCEVLDMLRA